In Salinibacterium sp. dk2585, a single window of DNA contains:
- the rpsM gene encoding 30S ribosomal protein S13 has protein sequence MARLAGVDIPRDKRVEVALTYIYGVGRTKSLQALEATGIDVNIRVKDLTDDQLVALRDYIEGNYKVEGDLRREVAADIRRKVEIGSYQGIRHRRGLPVHGQRTKTNARTRKGPKRTVAGKKKAR, from the coding sequence ATGGCTCGTCTAGCAGGCGTAGACATTCCGCGCGACAAGCGCGTTGAAGTCGCACTCACCTACATCTACGGCGTCGGCCGCACCAAGTCGCTTCAGGCGCTTGAGGCCACCGGTATCGATGTCAACATCCGCGTCAAGGACCTCACCGACGACCAGCTCGTCGCACTTCGTGACTACATCGAGGGCAACTACAAGGTAGAGGGTGACCTCCGCCGCGAGGTCGCCGCCGACATCCGCCGCAAGGTCGAGATCGGCAGCTACCAGGGCATCCGTCACCGCCGTGGCCTGCCCGTTCACGGTCAGCGCACGAAGACGAACGCTCGCACCCGCAAGGGCCCGAAGCGCACCGTCGCCGGCAAGAAGAAGGCGCGCTAA
- the rpsK gene encoding 30S ribosomal protein S11: protein MATPKSAARKPRRKEKKNVAVGQAHIKSTFNNTIVTITDPTGAVLSWSSSGVVGFKGSRKSTPYAAQMSAESAARQAQEHGVKKVDVFVKGPGSGRETAIRSLQAAGLEVGSINDVTPQAHNGCRPPKRRRV, encoded by the coding sequence TTGGCTACACCGAAGTCGGCAGCGCGCAAGCCGCGCCGCAAGGAGAAGAAGAACGTCGCCGTGGGTCAGGCCCACATCAAGTCGACCTTCAACAACACGATCGTCACGATCACCGACCCCACGGGTGCGGTGCTCAGCTGGTCCTCGTCCGGCGTCGTCGGATTCAAGGGCTCGCGCAAGTCGACGCCCTACGCCGCGCAGATGTCGGCCGAGTCGGCCGCCCGCCAGGCGCAGGAGCACGGCGTCAAGAAGGTCGACGTGTTCGTGAAGGGACCGGGATCGGGTCGTGAGACGGCGATCCGTTCGCTTCAGGCCGCTGGCCTCGAGGTCGGCAGCATCAACGACGTGACGCCGCAGGCGCACAACGGATGCCGCCCGCCCAAGCGTCGTCGCGTCTAA
- a CDS encoding DNA-directed RNA polymerase subunit alpha: protein MLIAQRPTLSEENISEFRSRFVIEPLEPGFGYTLGNSLRRTLLSSIPGAAVTSIRIDGVLHEFSTVAGVKEDVTEIILNIKQLVVSSEHDEPITAYLRKQGAGQVTAADISAPAGVEIHNPELLIATLNDKAKFELELTIERGRGYVSATQNRNEFSEAGQIPIDSIYSPVLKVTYRVEATRAGERTDFDRLVVDVETKPAISPRDAIASAGRTLTELFGLARELNSAAEGIEIGPAPVDAVLSTELSMPIEDLDLSVRSYNCLKREGINNVSELVALSETQLMNIRNFGQKSVDEVKDKLVEMGLSLKDAVPGFDGAHFYSGYDEPEAN from the coding sequence GTGCTCATTGCACAGCGCCCCACTCTTTCCGAAGAGAACATTTCCGAGTTCCGTTCACGCTTCGTGATCGAGCCGCTCGAGCCCGGCTTCGGCTACACCCTCGGAAACTCCCTCCGTCGCACCCTCCTCTCGTCGATCCCCGGTGCTGCTGTCACGAGCATCCGCATCGACGGCGTGCTGCACGAGTTCAGCACCGTCGCGGGCGTGAAGGAGGATGTCACCGAGATCATCCTCAACATCAAGCAGCTCGTGGTCTCGAGCGAGCACGACGAGCCGATCACCGCCTACCTGCGCAAGCAGGGTGCAGGCCAGGTCACGGCTGCCGACATCTCGGCTCCCGCCGGCGTGGAGATCCACAACCCTGAGCTGCTGATCGCCACGCTCAACGACAAGGCGAAGTTCGAGCTCGAGCTGACGATCGAGCGTGGCCGCGGCTACGTCTCGGCGACGCAGAACCGCAACGAGTTCAGCGAGGCCGGCCAGATTCCGATCGACTCGATCTACTCGCCCGTGCTCAAGGTCACCTACCGCGTCGAGGCGACGCGTGCCGGTGAGCGCACCGACTTCGACCGCCTCGTGGTTGACGTGGAGACGAAGCCCGCCATCAGCCCCCGCGACGCCATCGCGTCGGCCGGGCGCACGCTGACCGAGCTCTTCGGGCTCGCCCGCGAGCTCAACTCGGCCGCTGAGGGCATCGAGATCGGCCCCGCGCCGGTCGACGCCGTGCTGTCGACCGAGCTCAGCATGCCGATCGAAGACCTCGACCTGTCTGTGCGCAGCTACAACTGCCTCAAGCGCGAGGGCATCAACAACGTGAGTGAACTGGTCGCCCTTTCGGAGACCCAGCTCATGAACATCCGCAACTTCGGCCAGAAGTCGGTGGACGAGGTCAAGGACAAGCTCGTCGAGATGGGCCTGTCACTGAAGGACGCGGTTCCCGGGTTCGACGGTGCCCACTTCTACAGCGGCTACGACGAGCCCGAGGCCAACTAG
- the rplQ gene encoding 50S ribosomal protein L17: protein MPKPTKGARLGGGPAHERLMLANLAASLFTHKSIKTTEMRAKRLRPVAERMITFAKRGDLASRRRVLGMISDKSVVHELFTEIAPLVAEREGGYTRITKLGFRKGDNASMVQIELVLEPVNAKPKPKADKPAKAEKPVEEPAAEQADETTDVTEETPATETPVEETAAPADEASVEATNEAAVEATAGTPEGAAPEGSGNQQKN from the coding sequence ATGCCTAAGCCCACCAAGGGTGCCCGCCTCGGCGGCGGACCCGCGCACGAGCGCCTCATGCTCGCCAACCTCGCGGCGTCGCTGTTCACGCACAAGAGCATCAAGACGACCGAGATGCGTGCCAAGCGCCTGCGTCCCGTCGCCGAGCGGATGATCACGTTCGCCAAGCGCGGAGACCTCGCGTCGCGCCGTCGTGTTCTCGGAATGATCAGCGACAAGAGCGTCGTGCACGAACTCTTCACCGAGATCGCGCCGCTCGTTGCTGAGCGTGAGGGCGGCTACACCCGCATCACGAAGCTCGGCTTCCGCAAGGGCGACAACGCGTCGATGGTGCAGATCGAGCTCGTGCTTGAGCCCGTCAACGCCAAGCCGAAGCCCAAGGCCGACAAGCCCGCCAAGGCTGAGAAGCCCGTCGAGGAGCCCGCTGCCGAGCAGGCCGACGAGACGACGGATGTCACGGAGGAGACCCCCGCGACCGAGACCCCCGTCGAGGAGACCGCTGCTCCCGCCGACGAGGCGTCCGTCGAGGCGACCAACGAGGCCGCCGTCGAAGCGACCGCCGGTACCCCCGAGGGCGCTGCCCCCGAGGGCTCGGGCAACCAGCAGAAGAACTAG